Proteins encoded together in one Xenopus laevis strain J_2021 chromosome 6L, Xenopus_laevis_v10.1, whole genome shotgun sequence window:
- the LOC108719375 gene encoding regulating synaptic membrane exocytosis protein 2 isoform X18 has translation MGREQRQQQRGPGLRIQRSHSRSSLSASFEALAGYFPCMNSMEEDEEVGGKKLKSTIQRSTETGLAVEMRNWMSRQASRESTDGSMNSYSSEGNLIFPGVRLGSDSQFSDFLDGLGPAQLVGRQTLATPSMGDIQVGMADKKGQLEVEVIRARGLVVKPGSKTLPAPYVKVYLLENGVCIAKKKTKVARKTLEPLYQQVLAFEESPQGKVLQIIVWGDYGRMDHKSFMGVAQILLDELDLSSMVIGWFKLFPPSSLVDPTLAPLTRRASQSSLESSTGPSYARS, from the exons ATGGGTcgggagcagcggcagcagcagaGGGGCCCCGGGCTCCGCATCCAGCGCTCGCACAGTCGCAGCAGCCTGTCCGCTTCTTTCGAGGCTCTGGCCGGTTATTTCCCCTGTATGAACTCAATGGAGGAGGATGAAG AGGTCGGAGGGAAGAAGCTGAAAAGCACCATCCAGAGAAGCACGGAAACGGGCCTGGCGGTGGAAATGAGAAACTGGATGAGCCGACAAGCCAGCAGGGAGTCTACAGACGGGAGTATGAACAGCTACAGCTCAGAGGGGAA tcTGATATTTCCTGGGGTCCGGCTGGGTTCCGACAGCCAGTTCAGTGACTTTTTGGATGGTCTCGGTCCTGCCCAGCTGGTTGGTCGCCAGACTTTGGCCACACCTTCTATGG GAGATATTCAGGTGGGGATGGCTGACAAAAAAGGACAGTTGGAGGTGGAGGTTATTCGAGCCCGTGGTCTTGTGGTTAAACCAGGCTCAAAGACACTGCCAG CACCGTATGTAAAGGTGTATCTCTTAGAAAATGGAGTGTGCATagccaaaaagaaaacaaaagtagcAAGAAAAACGCTGGAGCCTCTATACCAGCAAGTGTTAGCTTTTGAGGAATCACCACAAGGGAAAGTCCTGCAG ATAATCGTTTGGGGTGACTATGGACGCATGGACCACAAGTCCTTCATGGGGGTGGCTCAGATACTTTTAGATGAACTGGACCTATCCAGCATGGTGATCGGATGGTTTAAACTTTTCCCCCCTTCGTCTCTAGTAGACCCAACATTGGCTCCACTCACTAGGAGAGCTTCTCAATCATCTCTTGAAAGCTCCACGGGACCTTCTTATGCTCGTTCATAG